From the genome of Neisseria lisongii, one region includes:
- a CDS encoding phosphoheptose isomerase, whose amino-acid sequence MTTLQERVAAHFAESIQAKQQAAQVLVEPTAQAAELLLQCLMNDGKILACGNGGSAADAQHFAAEMTGRFEQERMELAAVALTTDSSALTAIGNDYGFDHVFSKQVRALGRAGDVLVGISTSGNSGNVIEAIKAAHERDMQVVALTGRDGGKIAAMLKDNDVLLNVPYPRTARIQENHILLIHALCDCIDTMLLEGI is encoded by the coding sequence ATGACGACATTACAAGAACGTGTAGCAGCGCATTTTGCCGAAAGCATCCAAGCCAAGCAGCAGGCGGCGCAGGTGCTGGTCGAACCGACGGCGCAGGCGGCGGAACTGCTGCTGCAATGCCTGATGAACGACGGCAAAATCCTTGCCTGCGGCAACGGCGGTTCGGCTGCCGATGCCCAGCATTTCGCAGCGGAAATGACCGGCCGTTTCGAGCAGGAGCGCATGGAACTGGCGGCCGTGGCGCTGACAACCGATTCTTCGGCGCTCACCGCCATCGGCAACGATTACGGTTTCGACCATGTATTCAGCAAACAGGTGCGTGCGCTGGGGCGTGCAGGTGATGTATTGGTCGGCATTTCCACGTCCGGCAATTCCGGCAATGTGATTGAAGCGATTAAAGCCGCCCACGAACGGGATATGCAGGTTGTTGCCCTGACCGGTCGGGACGGCGGCAAAATCGCCGCCATGCTCAAAGACAATGATGTCTTGCTCAATGTGCCGTATCCCCGCACCGCCCGCATTCAGGAAAACCATATCCTGCTGATTCACGCCTTGTGCGACTGCATCGACACCATGCTGCTGGAAGGCATTTGA
- a CDS encoding YraN family protein gives MRLTHKQGVAGEEAAWAFLQQQGCKLVARNWHCPFGEIDLIVKNGNTIVFVEVKYRNSNRFGGAAYSISAAKLLKMQRSAEYYLQQNGLTQANCRLDAVLIQGAASIEWLKNITG, from the coding sequence ATGCGGCTGACGCACAAACAGGGTGTGGCGGGCGAAGAGGCGGCGTGGGCATTTTTGCAGCAGCAGGGCTGCAAACTGGTGGCACGCAACTGGCATTGCCCGTTTGGCGAAATTGATTTAATTGTGAAAAACGGTAACACGATTGTGTTTGTTGAAGTAAAATACCGCAACAGCAACCGTTTCGGCGGCGCAGCATACAGCATTTCCGCCGCCAAACTGTTGAAAATGCAGCGCAGCGCCGAATATTATCTGCAGCAAAACGGGCTGACGCAGGCAAACTGCCGCTTGGATGCCGTGCTGATACAGGGTGCGGCATCGATAGAATGGTTGAAAAACATTACAGGTTGA
- the rsmI gene encoding 16S rRNA (cytidine(1402)-2'-O)-methyltransferase produces the protein MLQKYYQKACDSLSPQTLYVVATPIGNLTDITLRALAVLKHADIICAEDTRVTAQLLSAYGIQGKLVSVREHNEQQMADKITAYLEQGLTVAQVSDAGTPAVCDPGAKLAARVRAAGFRVVPVVGASAVMGALSVAGVSEPSFYFNGFLPAKAGERQKLFENWAEADYPVVMFETPHRIAAALADMAALFPERELMLAREISKTFETFLSGTVAEIQTALQNDSNQSRGEMVLVLHPAPRQKHSELADATRHAISVLAAELPTKQAAELAAKITGESKKALYDFALSLKNAG, from the coding sequence ATGCTGCAAAAATACTATCAAAAAGCCTGCGACAGCCTCAGCCCGCAGACATTATACGTTGTCGCCACCCCCATCGGCAATTTGACCGACATCACCCTGCGTGCGCTGGCGGTATTGAAACACGCCGACATCATCTGCGCCGAAGACACCCGTGTAACCGCCCAACTGCTCAGTGCCTACGGCATTCAGGGCAAACTGGTGAGCGTGCGCGAACACAACGAGCAACAAATGGCGGACAAAATCACCGCCTATCTCGAACAGGGTCTGACGGTCGCCCAAGTTTCCGATGCAGGAACACCCGCCGTGTGCGACCCCGGTGCCAAACTGGCGGCAAGAGTGCGGGCGGCCGGATTTCGGGTTGTTCCCGTGGTCGGTGCCAGCGCCGTGATGGGTGCATTGAGCGTGGCGGGTGTGAGCGAGCCGAGCTTTTATTTCAACGGCTTTTTGCCCGCCAAAGCGGGCGAGCGGCAGAAACTGTTTGAAAATTGGGCAGAAGCCGATTATCCGGTGGTGATGTTTGAAACGCCGCACCGTATCGCCGCCGCCCTCGCCGATATGGCCGCCCTGTTCCCCGAACGGGAATTGATGTTGGCACGGGAAATCAGCAAAACTTTTGAAACCTTCCTCAGCGGCACCGTTGCCGAAATCCAAACCGCCCTGCAAAACGACAGCAACCAAAGCCGGGGCGAAATGGTGCTGGTCCTCCACCCCGCTCCCCGCCAAAAACACAGCGAGCTAGCCGATGCCACCCGCCACGCCATCAGCGTGTTGGCCGCCGAACTCCCCACCAAACAGGCCGCCGAGTTGGCCGCCAAAATTACCGGCGAAAGCAAAAAAGCCCTGTACGATTTTGCCTTGAGTTTGAAAAACGCCGGCTAA
- a CDS encoding alpha/beta hydrolase — protein MDTYALEDLTLFLVRDAAEPPMWLDRWAASYPQVQITEVSAAQTIAQWQQQIAAAFQAVKGRHIAVVAHGSGVAAWLAWLYQADMLTQKRLCNMILVSPKPETFYQDEVHTLQRVRCPCRTALVIGNSGDCDRQWAQQHADLWRARLLVSPHAGRLDGTLGGWQWGMKLMQEMLLA, from the coding sequence GAAGATTTGACCTTGTTTCTCGTCCGAGATGCCGCCGAGCCGCCGATGTGGCTCGACCGCTGGGCGGCGAGTTATCCGCAGGTGCAGATCACGGAAGTATCGGCGGCGCAAACCATTGCCCAATGGCAACAGCAGATTGCCGCCGCATTCCAAGCAGTCAAAGGGCGGCATATCGCCGTAGTGGCACACGGAAGCGGCGTGGCCGCATGGCTTGCGTGGCTGTATCAGGCGGATATGCTGACGCAGAAACGCCTGTGCAATATGATTTTGGTGTCGCCCAAACCCGAAACCTTTTATCAAGACGAAGTGCATACCCTGCAACGGGTTCGCTGCCCATGCCGCACGGCTTTGGTGATTGGCAACAGCGGCGATTGCGACCGGCAATGGGCGCAGCAACACGCCGATTTGTGGCGGGCAAGGCTGCTGGTGTCGCCGCACGCCGGACGGCTGGACGGCACACTCGGCGGCTGGCAATGGGGCATGAAATTGATGCAGGAAATGTTGCTGGCTTAA